In Candidatus Desulfofervidus auxilii, one genomic interval encodes:
- a CDS encoding cytochrome c3 family protein — protein MKYLLYMLLALFVGAAIAVIIVTGGSQCPRKIYLRDENGNIITPQSTAPYSPRQTCGLSDCHDYEKIVKGYHFTQGWGEKVKKEDKVIYPWLLSYGNYGGRWCPTAPNFHWVSPLKISSPLQSDLTSFTFAVNCGVCHPGGNTMEHDRQGHRYDVYLKKHPELAKDPTNGDYYQSKWDKTGVIEADCLLCHLKGYNFKIRWSQIKNLNFKWASTAASHLGEVIGTVKNGQKPIVRYNPRLFDEKNMVSLTITKKVDDRICIECHKFSDWKKRGVTWNAQHDVHLKNDIHCVDCHTAGMLALDSRIKGKERHQFAKGDDPGIWVRNDLDNTLSCKTCHNRGLKRIYMWGHKLILGKCFEKLDCTVCHIPKHYTQAALIQDSTVFNKDAKIPQAKRIWTYYGQEAGYYNYYFDLLSFLPDQPPHFWSPELCVYKDKIYPINKTHSIWIGIKEPDKKGIMQISMHRLLVMWQKHFEEGKYKTLDLIKDDNGDGHPEVNTAQEREAIIKAVKAFLADEKIDLGKKQIVLVVDNLLYIDSNHYKILPKTSYENSPYASAFKLTHDVAPKEKALGYETCEECHSPHSKFFYRPVLVRLWDENGNALWEPQYKTLGYTKEQVEHLTHLKISTFKEYLHTLFNAWNSFWRGE, from the coding sequence ATGAAATACCTGCTCTATATGTTGCTTGCCCTTTTTGTAGGGGCAGCCATTGCTGTTATTATTGTTACTGGGGGTTCACAGTGTCCAAGAAAAATCTATTTACGTGACGAAAACGGAAATATTATCACTCCTCAAAGCACTGCCCCTTATAGTCCTCGCCAAACATGTGGTCTTTCTGATTGCCATGACTATGAGAAGATCGTTAAAGGCTACCACTTCACTCAAGGCTGGGGGGAAAAGGTAAAAAAAGAAGATAAGGTTATTTATCCGTGGCTTTTAAGTTATGGCAATTATGGTGGAAGATGGTGTCCTACAGCACCTAATTTCCACTGGGTAAGTCCTTTAAAAATCTCTTCTCCTTTACAGTCAGACCTTACTTCCTTTACCTTTGCCGTAAATTGTGGTGTGTGTCATCCAGGTGGAAATACCATGGAGCATGACCGTCAAGGACATCGTTATGATGTTTACTTAAAAAAGCACCCTGAACTTGCTAAAGATCCCACAAATGGTGATTATTACCAAAGTAAATGGGATAAGACAGGTGTAATAGAAGCAGATTGCCTTTTGTGCCACTTAAAAGGTTATAATTTTAAGATTCGCTGGAGTCAAATTAAGAATCTGAATTTTAAGTGGGCATCAACTGCAGCCAGTCATCTAGGAGAAGTGATTGGCACTGTAAAAAATGGACAAAAACCTATTGTTCGGTATAACCCACGGCTTTTTGATGAAAAAAATATGGTTTCTTTGACTATCACAAAAAAGGTAGATGATAGAATTTGTATTGAATGCCATAAATTCTCTGATTGGAAAAAGCGGGGGGTGACTTGGAATGCTCAACATGATGTTCATCTTAAAAATGATATTCATTGTGTAGATTGTCATACTGCAGGCATGTTGGCCTTAGATTCCAGAATCAAAGGCAAGGAAAGACATCAATTTGCCAAAGGTGATGACCCAGGTATTTGGGTAAGGAATGATTTAGACAATACTTTAAGTTGTAAGACTTGTCATAATCGTGGATTAAAACGCATTTATATGTGGGGACACAAACTTATTTTAGGTAAGTGCTTTGAAAAGCTTGATTGCACTGTCTGTCATATTCCTAAGCACTATACTCAAGCAGCCTTGATTCAGGATAGCACGGTTTTTAATAAAGATGCAAAGATTCCCCAAGCTAAAAGGATATGGACATATTATGGACAGGAAGCAGGATATTACAATTATTATTTTGATTTATTGAGCTTTCTTCCTGACCAGCCTCCTCATTTTTGGTCACCTGAGCTTTGTGTTTATAAAGACAAAATATATCCTATTAACAAGACTCATTCTATCTGGATAGGCATAAAAGAGCCTGATAAAAAAGGCATCATGCAGATCTCCATGCATAGACTATTAGTAATGTGGCAAAAACATTTTGAAGAAGGTAAATACAAAACACTTGACTTAATTAAGGATGATAATGGAGATGGACATCCAGAGGTAAATACAGCTCAGGAAAGGGAAGCCATTATAAAAGCAGTGAAGGCATTTTTAGCTGATGAAAAAATTGATTTAGGGAAAAAACAGATTGTTTTGGTGGTAGATAACCTCCTTTATATTGACAGCAATCATTATAAAATTTTACCTAAAACTAGTTATGAGAACAGTCCTTATGCCTCAGCCTTTAAATTGACTCACGATGTGGCTCCAAAGGAAAAAGCACTTGGTTATGAAACTTGTGAAGAATGTCACTCTCCTCATAGTAAATTTTTCTATCGCCCTGTGCTGGTCAGACTATGGGATGAAAATGGGAATGCCTTATGGGAGCCCCAATATAAAACATTAGGTTATACAAAAGAACAGGTGGAACATTTAACCCATCTCAAAATTTCTACTTTTAAGGAATATCTTCATACCTTATTTAACGCCTGGAATTCGTTCTGGAGAGGCGAATAG
- a CDS encoding thioredoxin family protein: MKDISKINVNGQLIGIIGLKTALEEIAQIKNKYSEKELKQRLFQCLKRKNYIPAKPEIEKSYKEAFWREFKKYLGEPVKEKPTQGIIILGPGCPSCDRLMEEVLQVLNEMKVALSVEHITDPTEIRKYGLLATPALIINGKLKVSGRVPSKGMIKKWIEESLREGSHEKN, encoded by the coding sequence ATGAAGGATATAAGCAAAATCAATGTAAATGGTCAACTTATTGGTATCATTGGTTTAAAGACTGCCCTAGAAGAAATAGCCCAAATAAAAAATAAATATTCAGAAAAGGAATTAAAACAAAGGCTATTTCAGTGCCTTAAAAGAAAAAATTACATTCCTGCAAAACCTGAGATAGAAAAATCATATAAAGAGGCATTTTGGCGAGAGTTTAAAAAATATTTAGGAGAACCTGTCAAAGAGAAACCCACCCAAGGAATTATCATCTTAGGGCCTGGTTGTCCTAGTTGTGACCGTTTAATGGAAGAAGTTTTGCAGGTGTTAAATGAAATGAAGGTAGCTTTGTCCGTTGAGCATATAACTGACCCTACTGAAATAAGAAAATATGGTCTTTTAGCTACACCTGCCCTGATTATTAATGGAAAATTAAAAGTAAGTGGGCGGGTGCCATCTAAAGGCATGATTAAAAAATGGATTGAAGAAAGCTTAAGGGAGGGAAGTCATGAAAAAAATTGA
- a CDS encoding sulfite exporter TauE/SafE family protein: MLSWGQIGVLFAVFFGVSVVFMMFGQGGGAIFVPMLLAFGLPLYKAAATSQVLIIAATISAMLVFQKAKMIDWWLALIVEPPTNLGAFLGGYFSPYFPPMFSKLVFAGILLIGAYFMIKPIQEAEKTYPVIKRHWFCLRRKIGGFEYHLNLLVIIPIMILAGFIAGMLGVGGGLFKVPALVLLGGVPMKIAVGSSSLMIGITALTGLIGHTLVGHFDPRLALVLGGAVFSGAQVGARLGVKIDKKKHKKYFGYLLIFIACWMVYMAFKRG, translated from the coding sequence ATGCTTAGCTGGGGACAAATAGGGGTTTTATTTGCAGTTTTTTTTGGTGTTTCAGTCGTCTTTATGATGTTTGGTCAGGGTGGAGGAGCGATTTTTGTGCCTATGCTTTTGGCCTTTGGCCTGCCTCTTTATAAAGCAGCAGCTACCAGTCAGGTCTTGATTATAGCTGCTACTATTTCGGCTATGTTGGTGTTTCAAAAGGCCAAGATGATAGATTGGTGGTTAGCTTTAATTGTTGAACCACCTACCAATTTAGGGGCCTTTTTAGGTGGGTATTTTTCTCCATATTTTCCACCTATGTTTTCCAAACTGGTCTTTGCTGGCATTTTGCTCATTGGTGCCTATTTTATGATTAAGCCTATTCAAGAAGCTGAGAAGACCTATCCGGTCATTAAAAGGCACTGGTTTTGCTTACGCCGTAAAATAGGTGGATTTGAGTATCACTTAAATCTGCTGGTTATTATTCCCATTATGATTCTAGCAGGTTTTATTGCTGGTATGCTTGGGGTAGGTGGTGGGCTTTTCAAAGTGCCTGCACTGGTGCTTTTGGGTGGTGTGCCCATGAAGATTGCGGTTGGCTCTTCCAGTTTGATGATTGGTATTACGGCCTTAACTGGCCTTATTGGTCATACATTAGTAGGGCATTTTGATCCCAGATTGGCATTAGTTTTAGGTGGAGCTGTCTTTTCTGGCGCTCAGGTAGGGGCAAGATTAGGGGTAAAGATTGACAAAAAGAAACATAAAAAATATTTTGGCTATCTCCTCATCTTTATTGCCTGTTGGATGGTTTATATGGCGTTTAAGAGAGGTTAA
- the era gene encoding GTPase Era yields the protein MDFKSGFISIIGAPNVGKSTLLNALLSQKVAITSAKPQTTRYKIKGVLHLPEAQIIFVDTPGIHDASIPYNKYMVQLAIETLEEVDVVLLMIEPFPKGLKDGHYIINTYLSQINKPSILLINKVDKISKPQLLPIIEEFNKIYPFKAIIPISAKKEAGLEDVIKEIVGCLPEGPQYYPEDFITDQSERQITAEIIREKIINTTREEIPYVVAVTVEEFREIPEKEMLYIRAVIHVERKSQKGIIIGKKGQKLKSIGQAAREELELIWGQKVFLDLFVRVEPNWRQNPKVWGQLRLKMQ from the coding sequence ATGGATTTTAAATCAGGTTTTATTTCTATTATAGGTGCACCAAATGTGGGAAAATCTACTTTGCTTAATGCACTTCTTTCCCAAAAAGTGGCTATCACTTCAGCTAAACCTCAAACTACTAGATACAAAATTAAAGGGGTACTCCATCTGCCAGAAGCGCAGATTATCTTTGTTGATACCCCTGGTATTCACGATGCCAGTATTCCATACAACAAATACATGGTGCAACTGGCTATAGAAACTTTAGAGGAAGTGGATGTGGTTTTATTAATGATTGAGCCATTTCCCAAAGGCTTAAAAGACGGTCATTATATTATTAACACTTATCTTAGCCAAATTAACAAACCTTCTATATTATTAATTAATAAAGTAGACAAAATCTCCAAACCTCAACTACTTCCCATTATTGAAGAGTTCAATAAAATCTATCCATTTAAGGCCATTATTCCCATTTCAGCTAAAAAGGAGGCAGGCCTTGAAGATGTAATAAAAGAAATTGTGGGATGTCTCCCAGAAGGCCCTCAATATTACCCTGAAGATTTTATTACCGACCAGAGCGAACGTCAAATAACAGCAGAGATTATCCGGGAAAAGATTATTAATACTACTAGAGAAGAAATTCCTTATGTAGTGGCTGTTACAGTGGAAGAATTCAGAGAAATACCTGAAAAAGAAATGCTTTATATCAGGGCTGTCATTCATGTAGAAAGGAAATCCCAAAAAGGCATTATAATTGGTAAAAAGGGACAAAAATTGAAAAGCATTGGACAAGCTGCCCGAGAAGAATTAGAACTTATTTGGGGACAAAAGGTCTTTTTAGACCTATTTGTAAGGGTGGAACCAAACTGGCGTCAAAACCCCAAGGTTTGGGGACAATTGAGATTGAAAATGCAATGA
- a CDS encoding FmdE family protein: protein MAIEIKDKELKEMFEHGLYFHGHLCPAMPLGLRAGLLALRKLRVGRSQDKELMLLAETAEGHAMACFLDGLMMATGCTYGKGNVKKLRYGKLAFTLIDRKGKRQVRVNVKGEFVLNALKTSPFIAKRKAGVPPQEVERELAEMAVNKIINLPEEEIFNTGEVTPIEPKPAKGTFEAYPCEGCGEAVYAKWIRVKDKKFYCIPCSGYKE from the coding sequence ATGGCTATAGAGATTAAAGACAAGGAATTAAAAGAAATGTTTGAGCACGGTCTGTATTTTCATGGGCATCTTTGTCCGGCTATGCCTTTGGGATTAAGGGCAGGGCTTTTGGCTTTAAGAAAACTAAGGGTAGGACGCTCTCAGGATAAGGAGCTTATGCTTTTGGCAGAGACCGCCGAAGGTCATGCCATGGCCTGTTTTTTAGATGGTCTGATGATGGCTACAGGGTGCACTTATGGAAAGGGGAATGTGAAAAAACTGCGTTATGGTAAGTTGGCCTTTACTTTAATAGATAGAAAGGGGAAAAGACAGGTCAGGGTGAATGTTAAGGGAGAATTTGTCTTAAATGCATTAAAGACCTCTCCTTTTATTGCCAAAAGGAAGGCAGGGGTACCTCCCCAAGAGGTAGAAAGGGAATTGGCAGAGATGGCAGTGAATAAAATAATAAATTTGCCTGAAGAAGAAATTTTTAATACAGGCGAAGTAACTCCCATTGAGCCAAAACCAGCCAAAGGGACATTTGAGGCCTATCCTTGTGAGGGTTGTGGTGAGGCAGTTTATGCAAAATGGATAAGGGTAAAGGATAAGAAATTTTATTGCATTCCTTGTAGTGGATATAAGGAATAA
- a CDS encoding LysR substrate-binding domain-containing protein has product MYLDLFSVKEKKDLIIGASSTFGEYLLPKILIKFREAYPNIKTSFRIGKSPAILSGLANRDIDIGIVGNPLSTSVEYEELLEDPLVMIVPKKYNYNDSPLKLKGVLELPFIIREEESGVTWCWKHYLLKHKLSWNKVKIRAIVHCNACAKAAVKEGWGACVLSKIAISESSQHYNILDFEGRLKRYFYIAYLEEKVKDPRINLFRKFLKINFSHNSLPSQISS; this is encoded by the coding sequence ATGTATCTAGATTTATTTTCTGTAAAGGAGAAAAAAGATTTGATTATAGGTGCAAGCTCCACTTTTGGAGAATACCTGTTGCCTAAGATTTTAATCAAATTTAGGGAAGCTTATCCCAACATAAAAACTAGTTTTAGGATTGGTAAAAGTCCGGCTATTTTATCAGGACTGGCTAACCGTGATATTGATATAGGCATTGTAGGAAATCCCTTATCTACTTCAGTGGAGTATGAAGAACTACTAGAAGACCCATTAGTAATGATTGTCCCTAAAAAATACAATTATAATGATAGCCCACTAAAATTAAAAGGTGTTTTGGAACTTCCTTTTATTATACGGGAGGAGGAATCAGGTGTTACTTGGTGTTGGAAACATTATCTGTTAAAACATAAACTAAGTTGGAATAAAGTTAAAATACGAGCTATAGTCCACTGTAATGCCTGTGCCAAAGCAGCAGTCAAGGAAGGATGGGGAGCTTGTGTTTTATCCAAAATAGCTATTTCTGAATCTTCCCAGCACTACAACATATTAGATTTTGAAGGGAGGCTCAAAAGATATTTTTATATTGCTTATCTTGAAGAAAAGGTTAAAGACCCTAGAATTAATCTTTTTCGCAAATTTTTAAAAATTAATTTTTCCCATAATTCATTACCTTCCCAAATCAGCTCCTAA
- a CDS encoding FmdB family zinc ribbon protein, with amino-acid sequence MPIYEFRCLQCGHVFEIIHFKKNEQTEMKCPECGGRQIERVISKLGIVSTKTGSIRSTFKSCSSGTCGSLEIPGPEK; translated from the coding sequence ATGCCTATTTATGAATTTAGATGTCTTCAGTGTGGGCATGTGTTTGAGATTATTCACTTTAAAAAAAATGAGCAAACAGAAATGAAGTGTCCGGAGTGTGGTGGAAGGCAAATTGAGCGCGTTATAAGTAAACTTGGTATTGTTTCTACAAAAACAGGTTCTATCCGTTCAACCTTTAAATCTTGTAGCAGTGGGACTTGTGGGAGTTTAGAAATACCAGGGCCTGAAAAATGA
- a CDS encoding alginate export family protein, protein MCEKTIWVGLSLLLALPCFAYQPQIRPIYQVKWGNRSFALSGNIRTRFEYQGNYNIKKYGIKNDDAFFLERLRLNFNFILYPSIRAFLQIQDAHVLGLSLPAYTFKPSNPYFDPFDIRQGFLEIKPIEWLDFKIGRQQISYGDARILGPGQWGNTGRYAWDAIVATINNQYIKTHLLVGRYLIRDPNKWPNPNIHYPTGYAIYSTIKRLPFNLDLFYVLKRDCRKIKQGEAGKGIWNTNSIGFYLFDQFKHIDYSATYVYQWGWWGRDKIRAYGYNFQIGYTFPFTFKPHFKLQYTCGSGDKDPNDGIHGTFDGVFGGVDRFYGRMNFLGWMNLRDYEIDLEIKPHPALLIKTAYHYFTLDDKKDAWYFPNSKPQRWDKAGNSGKAIGHEIDTEAIFRYQRYEWRMGLSTFIPLNFAKNTGTNPHAYWYFLQMMIWF, encoded by the coding sequence GTGTGTGAAAAGACCATTTGGGTAGGGCTATCCTTACTGTTAGCCCTACCTTGTTTTGCCTATCAACCCCAAATCAGGCCTATTTATCAGGTTAAATGGGGAAATAGGAGTTTTGCCTTAAGTGGTAATATCCGCACGCGTTTTGAATATCAAGGTAATTATAATATTAAAAAGTATGGGATAAAAAATGATGATGCCTTCTTTTTAGAAAGACTTCGACTTAATTTCAATTTTATCCTTTACCCTTCTATTCGTGCATTCTTACAAATACAAGACGCCCATGTCCTAGGCCTGTCTCTACCTGCTTATACCTTTAAACCTAGCAACCCATATTTTGACCCCTTTGATATCAGACAGGGTTTTTTGGAAATAAAACCCATAGAATGGCTTGATTTTAAAATTGGCAGACAGCAAATTTCCTATGGAGATGCCCGCATCTTAGGGCCTGGGCAATGGGGAAACACAGGTCGCTATGCCTGGGATGCTATAGTAGCTACCATAAATAATCAATATATCAAAACACACTTATTGGTAGGCCGCTATCTCATTCGCGACCCCAATAAATGGCCCAATCCTAATATTCACTATCCTACTGGTTATGCTATTTATAGCACAATAAAAAGATTGCCATTTAATTTGGATTTATTTTATGTATTAAAAAGGGACTGCAGAAAGATAAAGCAAGGAGAGGCAGGTAAAGGTATATGGAATACAAACAGTATAGGATTTTATCTTTTTGATCAATTTAAACATATAGATTATAGTGCAACTTATGTATATCAGTGGGGTTGGTGGGGAAGGGATAAAATAAGAGCCTATGGATATAATTTTCAAATAGGCTATACATTTCCTTTTACCTTTAAACCACATTTTAAACTCCAATATACTTGTGGTTCTGGAGACAAAGACCCAAATGATGGTATCCATGGCACATTTGATGGTGTCTTTGGAGGGGTAGATAGGTTTTATGGAAGGATGAATTTTTTGGGCTGGATGAACTTAAGGGATTATGAAATAGATTTGGAAATTAAGCCACATCCTGCATTACTTATTAAAACTGCCTATCATTATTTTACCCTGGATGACAAAAAAGATGCTTGGTATTTTCCTAATAGCAAGCCACAAAGATGGGATAAGGCAGGAAACTCAGGGAAGGCAATTGGGCATGAAATTGATACAGAGGCTATATTTAGATACCAACGTTATGAATGGCGAATGGGTCTTTCTACCTTTATTCCCTTAAACTTTGCTAAAAACACTGGCACTAATCCACATGCCTATTGGTATTTTTTGCAGATGATGATTTGGTTTTAA
- a CDS encoding ArsR/SmtB family transcription factor produces the protein MGEGLKKWIKAFKALGDESRLKMLACIAKKKELCVCELQALLKLSQPTVSRHLRILEEADFLESRRQGQWVIYTLKENKISSIFLKLIDEISKEDELKDLIEKARKINLRD, from the coding sequence ATGGGTGAGGGTTTAAAAAAATGGATAAAGGCCTTTAAGGCCTTAGGGGATGAAAGCAGGCTTAAAATGCTGGCCTGTATTGCTAAAAAAAAGGAATTATGTGTTTGTGAACTGCAGGCATTGCTTAAGCTTAGTCAGCCTACTGTTTCACGCCACTTAAGGATTTTAGAAGAAGCAGATTTTTTGGAAAGTAGGAGACAAGGACAATGGGTGATATATACCTTAAAGGAAAATAAAATTTCTTCAATTTTTTTAAAACTTATTGATGAAATTTCAAAGGAAGATGAGCTTAAGGATTTAATTGAAAAGGCAAGGAAGATTAATTTGCGAGATTAA
- a CDS encoding permease — translation MKMGNKELKLFILFLFVFFLFYFVPLHHVRWQYAILEGLFLVQEYAREHILFCLVPALFIAGAISCFVSQTAVLKYFGAKANKILSYSLASVSGAILAVCSCTVLPLFAGIYTQGAGIGPATAFLYSGPAINILALVLTAKVLGWQLGLARGIFSVFFALFIGLSMNLIFGKAEKERIEGFQMIVEADPERPLWQNAFFIFSLVGMMVFAAWARPKEISGLWFTIYKWHWLLALLFLSVTILIVIKWFKKEQISDWFQSTWFFAKQILPLLFFGVLVAGILLGRPGTDNGLIPASIIEKLVGGNSFTANFFASIVGALMYFATLTEVPILQGLLGAGMGKGPALALLLAGPALSLPNMLVIARIMGIKRAITYIILVVIFSTFAGIFYGNIT, via the coding sequence ATGAAAATGGGTAATAAAGAGCTAAAATTATTTATTTTGTTTTTGTTTGTTTTTTTTCTATTCTACTTTGTTCCCTTACATCATGTCCGCTGGCAATATGCCATTCTTGAGGGTTTATTTCTAGTTCAAGAATATGCAAGAGAACATATACTTTTTTGTCTTGTTCCTGCTCTCTTTATTGCTGGAGCTATTTCCTGTTTTGTCTCTCAAACTGCAGTATTAAAATATTTTGGGGCAAAGGCGAATAAAATCCTTTCTTATAGCCTTGCCTCGGTCTCAGGAGCTATTTTGGCAGTGTGCTCCTGCACAGTGTTGCCTTTATTTGCGGGTATCTATACTCAAGGAGCAGGTATTGGTCCAGCAACGGCTTTTCTCTATTCAGGTCCAGCCATTAATATTTTGGCCTTGGTATTAACAGCTAAAGTTTTGGGCTGGCAATTGGGATTGGCTAGGGGGATATTTTCGGTATTTTTTGCTTTATTTATTGGTTTGAGTATGAATCTTATCTTTGGTAAGGCAGAAAAGGAGCGTATAGAAGGTTTTCAGATGATAGTTGAAGCTGATCCAGAAAGACCATTGTGGCAGAATGCCTTTTTTATCTTCTCTCTAGTAGGTATGATGGTCTTTGCTGCCTGGGCAAGACCAAAAGAAATAAGTGGTCTTTGGTTTACTATTTATAAGTGGCATTGGCTACTTGCCCTACTATTTTTGTCAGTCACGATATTGATAGTAATTAAATGGTTTAAAAAAGAACAAATTTCCGATTGGTTTCAATCTACCTGGTTTTTTGCCAAACAAATTTTACCTTTATTATTTTTTGGTGTCTTAGTGGCTGGCATATTATTAGGCAGGCCAGGGACAGACAATGGACTTATACCTGCTTCTATTATTGAAAAACTGGTAGGTGGAAATAGTTTTACCGCAAACTTTTTTGCTTCAATTGTAGGAGCCCTTATGTATTTTGCTACTTTAACAGAGGTTCCTATTTTACAGGGACTTTTAGGGGCAGGCATGGGAAAGGGTCCTGCCCTGGCATTATTATTGGCTGGGCCGGCTCTAAGCCTTCCTAATATGTTAGTCATTGCCAGAATTATGGGGATAAAAAGAGCCATTACTTATATTATTTTAGTAGTAATCTTTTCCACTTTTGCAGGGATCTTTTATGGAAATATTACATAA
- a CDS encoding glycosyltransferase: MLSKIKRYLKMQCSIVVPVYNEARVLPIFLKRLTELCQNWENQGIITQVILVDDGSIDESVEIMQKSAPPSSEIVVLERNYGQAIALNAGLERAKGNYIFTLDADMEFDPLILNKFLSKLKEGYDLVSGVRVIRNTSILRRFASYNINFFSHYLLHIYLRDLTCPVNAYTHSLLEKVRKHGSLLFLKVKAAKCASRVTEVEIEQLNRNKEGSKYNFLKLFALFLEFIVHHSRHIFQRIILLGTGLLIFSLLTGGIYLFLRILGAISPSKIFQALVILIFFTGWQTLIVGFIGEYLLRLHRLLEESLPSYKIKQILEVKNKF; the protein is encoded by the coding sequence ATGTTATCCAAAATAAAAAGGTATCTTAAAATGCAATGTAGTATTGTTGTTCCTGTTTATAATGAGGCCCGTGTTTTGCCTATTTTTTTAAAAAGATTGACAGAATTGTGCCAGAATTGGGAAAATCAGGGGATAATCACCCAAGTTATCTTAGTTGATGATGGAAGCATAGATGAAAGTGTAGAAATCATGCAAAAATCTGCTCCACCTAGTAGTGAAATTGTGGTTCTAGAACGGAACTATGGCCAGGCTATTGCCTTAAATGCTGGATTAGAAAGAGCCAAAGGTAATTATATTTTTACTTTAGATGCGGATATGGAATTTGACCCCCTTATTTTAAATAAATTTTTATCTAAATTAAAGGAGGGCTATGATTTGGTTAGCGGAGTGCGAGTAATTAGAAATACTTCTATTCTGCGAAGGTTTGCCTCTTATAATATTAATTTTTTCTCTCATTATCTTTTACATATTTACTTGCGGGATTTGACTTGCCCAGTAAATGCCTATACTCATTCTTTATTAGAAAAGGTGAGAAAACACGGCTCTCTTTTGTTTTTAAAGGTAAAAGCAGCTAAGTGTGCCTCCAGGGTGACAGAAGTGGAAATTGAACAGCTAAACCGGAATAAAGAAGGCTCAAAATATAATTTTTTAAAACTTTTTGCCTTGTTTTTAGAATTTATTGTGCATCATTCGCGACACATCTTTCAGCGTATTATACTTCTTGGCACAGGATTACTTATCTTTTCTTTGCTTACAGGAGGCATTTACCTTTTTCTGCGCATTTTAGGAGCCATATCTCCCTCAAAGATTTTTCAAGCATTGGTGATACTAATATTTTTCACTGGTTGGCAGACTTTGATTGTAGGTTTCATTGGAGAATATTTGCTAAGACTTCACCGATTGTTGGAAGAGAGCTTACCATCTTATAAAATTAAGCAAATTTTAGAAGTAAAAAACAAATTTTAA